A DNA window from Candidatus Hydrogenedentota bacterium contains the following coding sequences:
- a CDS encoding exo-alpha-sialidase codes for MTKYLALVVACSTSVCAMALSIGDAVGPVSFESLDGYPRTMDNYADRRGTVVVFLSARCDATATAYDTFNALHEEYRQNEVLFVGISSNPAESGDELRTFTQNKGCRFPIYRDPTRRAAKQFGATVTPEFFLIDGKGTLVYHGAVGNETDGLQPAIVALLSNETVKTTTTPVAGTPIDKPGPQRDIPDPYGTISFSSELIFTRIPNVAVHHCSTIAEAPNGDMLCLWYAGSYESSDDQALYLARLPKGQRIWTAPERIVWNPEAPPGNAVVFTGPDKRVWIIWGRMEGSRPTRRGSGWSQCRLMVRTSNDNGRTWTADEEMPNSFAWLPRNAPFTMKDGRFVLPTSGHVDSVYAGFLLVLESDMRNWKRVGLMPGGEQPTVIQRDNGELLSLMRGHPRIKQSVSSDGGVTWTTPRDTDLKCPDSGIAMTKLKSGRVLLAYNDTGEWDRTPFNVIQSTDDGQTWGEMKVIEQDWGEFSYPCIVQSSDGMVHLTYTYRRFSIKHVTFDEGWLVTKERPN; via the coding sequence ATGACGAAGTATCTCGCACTTGTTGTCGCTTGCAGTACGTCGGTATGCGCGATGGCGCTGTCCATCGGCGATGCCGTGGGACCGGTGTCGTTCGAATCGCTCGACGGGTATCCGCGCACAATGGACAACTACGCCGACAGGCGCGGTACCGTCGTCGTGTTCCTGTCCGCCCGCTGCGATGCGACCGCCACAGCCTACGATACCTTTAACGCATTGCACGAGGAATACCGGCAAAACGAAGTACTCTTTGTTGGTATTTCGTCCAATCCGGCGGAGTCCGGCGACGAACTGCGCACGTTCACGCAAAACAAGGGTTGCCGTTTTCCAATCTACCGCGATCCCACGCGCCGCGCTGCCAAACAGTTCGGCGCAACGGTTACGCCGGAATTCTTCCTCATCGACGGCAAGGGGACTCTCGTATATCACGGCGCGGTAGGGAACGAGACAGACGGTCTGCAGCCCGCGATCGTTGCGCTTCTCTCCAACGAGACTGTAAAGACGACAACCACGCCTGTCGCCGGCACGCCCATCGACAAGCCCGGACCACAGCGCGACATCCCCGACCCGTACGGTACTATCTCGTTCTCGTCGGAACTCATCTTCACGAGAATTCCAAACGTAGCGGTCCACCACTGTTCGACGATTGCGGAAGCGCCCAACGGCGACATGCTCTGCCTGTGGTATGCGGGCAGCTACGAATCGTCGGACGATCAGGCATTGTATCTCGCGCGGCTTCCGAAGGGTCAGCGTATCTGGACCGCGCCTGAGCGCATTGTCTGGAACCCCGAAGCGCCGCCGGGCAACGCCGTGGTCTTCACCGGGCCCGACAAACGAGTGTGGATCATTTGGGGCCGCATGGAAGGCAGCCGGCCCACGCGCCGCGGTTCCGGTTGGTCGCAGTGCCGACTCATGGTGCGCACGTCGAACGACAATGGCCGTACTTGGACTGCCGACGAAGAAATGCCCAACAGCTTTGCGTGGCTCCCGCGCAACGCGCCGTTCACCATGAAGGACGGCCGCTTCGTATTACCCACGAGTGGCCACGTGGACAGTGTGTACGCCGGCTTTCTTCTTGTGCTTGAGTCCGACATGCGCAACTGGAAACGCGTCGGCCTCATGCCGGGCGGCGAGCAGCCCACCGTTATTCAGCGCGACAACGGCGAGTTGTTGAGCCTGATGCGCGGCCATCCGCGTATCAAACAGAGCGTGTCCAGCGACGGCGGCGTCACGTGGACGACGCCGCGCGACACCGATCTGAAGTGCCCGGACTCCGGTATCGCAATGACCAAACTGAAAAGCGGGCGTGTGTTGCTCGCGTATAACGACACCGGCGAATGGGACCGCACGCCGTTTAACGTCATCCAGTCCACGGACGACGGGCAGACTTGGGGCGAGATGAAAGTCATTGAACAGGACTGGGGCGAGTTTTCGTATCCATGCATCGTTCAATCGTCGGACGGCATGGTCCACCTTACCTACACGTACCGCCGATTCAGCATCAAGCACGTGACCTTCGATGAAGGCTGGCTGGTGACCA
- a CDS encoding DUF4038 domain-containing protein, whose amino-acid sequence MSRRSISRREFVGRSAAGLTAMSAAVPTVRPQGRAPIASRGEKLMAASRNAQLNEITTIGVAGQQKVVDPYNELEVDFVVTAPDGSRRSLPAYHTWNNVWYCRFAGWQLGEYVIESKCSEPDDKGLHGQKFTVNVTPYTGQNALLRAGRLRVAAAKSHLEHADGSPFLWVGDTWWMGLCRRLTDEGFDTLLKDRVEKGFSLVQLVVGPYPDMDAWDERGMNAQGFPFQEEFKRANVGYQDAAEQRIYAIAEAGLVPCIVGMWGYYLPIIGLENVKRYWRSLVARYAALPVVWCMCGEGTMPYYLSEDREKDAAAQKAGWTDVMRYVRGIDAYRNPITIHPTQFGHEQVDQPSLMDVDMLQTGHSDLESVPNVIKSVRAAVAHEPKMPVVNGEGNFEGIMGRCWQNIVRLTFYHSMLNGAAGFTYGANGIWQVNEKDRPYGPSPHGRAWGNTPWEEAMSLPGSLQVGLGGKFFARFPWWELQRQPSWYDQPKDEFGAYGLVVAGIPRKLRIAYVPMCWTPPTIKAIESDVAYSAWYFDPVTGNEIALGPVTPDADGKWTPPFPPEVHDWIVVMQA is encoded by the coding sequence ATGTCACGTAGATCGATTTCGCGACGAGAATTTGTGGGCAGGTCCGCGGCGGGTTTGACCGCAATGTCCGCCGCCGTCCCCACAGTGCGGCCGCAGGGACGGGCGCCCATCGCATCGAGGGGCGAGAAGTTGATGGCGGCGTCGCGCAACGCGCAACTTAACGAAATCACGACGATTGGCGTGGCAGGTCAGCAGAAAGTTGTCGATCCCTACAACGAACTTGAGGTCGATTTTGTCGTGACCGCGCCGGACGGTTCGCGGCGCTCGTTGCCCGCCTATCACACTTGGAACAACGTGTGGTATTGCCGGTTCGCGGGGTGGCAGTTGGGAGAGTACGTCATCGAGTCGAAATGCAGCGAGCCCGATGACAAGGGGCTGCACGGGCAAAAATTCACGGTCAACGTCACGCCGTACACGGGGCAGAACGCATTGCTGCGCGCGGGGCGGTTGCGTGTCGCCGCTGCCAAATCGCACCTCGAACACGCGGACGGCTCGCCCTTCCTGTGGGTCGGCGATACGTGGTGGATGGGGCTGTGCCGCCGGCTGACCGACGAGGGGTTTGACACGCTGCTGAAGGACCGCGTCGAGAAAGGGTTCTCGCTCGTCCAGTTGGTCGTGGGCCCCTATCCGGACATGGACGCGTGGGACGAGCGCGGCATGAACGCGCAGGGCTTCCCGTTTCAGGAGGAGTTCAAGCGCGCAAACGTCGGCTATCAGGACGCGGCCGAGCAACGCATTTATGCGATCGCGGAGGCCGGCTTGGTTCCCTGCATCGTGGGAATGTGGGGATACTACCTGCCGATTATCGGCCTCGAAAACGTGAAGCGGTACTGGCGGTCGCTTGTCGCGCGATACGCCGCATTGCCCGTCGTGTGGTGCATGTGCGGCGAGGGTACGATGCCCTATTACCTCTCCGAAGACCGGGAAAAGGATGCGGCGGCGCAGAAGGCCGGGTGGACGGACGTTATGCGGTACGTGCGCGGCATCGACGCGTACAGGAACCCCATCACGATCCATCCGACGCAGTTCGGTCACGAACAGGTCGACCAGCCGTCACTGATGGATGTCGACATGTTGCAGACCGGTCACAGCGACCTCGAGTCCGTGCCGAATGTCATCAAGTCAGTGCGTGCCGCCGTCGCCCATGAGCCGAAGATGCCGGTGGTGAACGGCGAAGGAAACTTCGAGGGCATTATGGGCCGGTGCTGGCAGAACATCGTGCGGCTGACGTTCTACCACTCGATGCTCAACGGCGCGGCGGGATTCACGTACGGCGCGAACGGTATCTGGCAGGTGAACGAGAAAGACAGGCCGTATGGCCCGTCGCCGCACGGGCGAGCATGGGGCAACACACCGTGGGAAGAGGCGATGAGTCTCCCAGGATCGCTCCAGGTCGGCCTCGGTGGGAAATTCTTCGCGCGCTTCCCATGGTGGGAATTGCAGCGGCAACCGAGTTGGTACGACCAACCAAAGGACGAATTCGGCGCGTACGGCTTGGTCGTCGCCGGAATCCCACGTAAGTTGCGCATCGCATACGTGCCGATGTGCTGGACCCCGCCAACGATCAAAGCGATCGAATCGGACGTGGCTTACTCGGCGTGGTATTTCGACCCGGTCACGGGAAACGAAATCGCATTGGGCCCGGTGACGCCGGACGCTGACGGCAAATGGACGCCGCCGTTCCCCCCGGAAGTGCACGATTGGATCGTCGTAATGCAGGCGTGA